The Podarcis muralis chromosome 10, rPodMur119.hap1.1, whole genome shotgun sequence genome includes a region encoding these proteins:
- the YAF2 gene encoding YY1-associated factor 2 isoform X2 — protein sequence MMCDVRKGTSTRKPRPVSQLVAQQVTQQFVPPTQSKKEKKDKVEKEKSEKETTSKKNSHKKTRPRLKNVDRSSAQHLEVTVGDLTVIITDFKEKTKSPPASSAASADQHSQSGSSSDNTERGMSRSSSPRGEASSLNGESH from the exons GAAACCTCGACCTGTCTCTCAACTGGTTGCACAACAGGTTACGCAGCAATTTGTGCCCCCTACACaatcaaagaaagagaaaaaagacaaagtagaaaaagaaaaaagtgaaaaGGAAACGACTAGCAAAAAGAACAGTCACAAGAAAACAAG GCCCAGGTTGAAAAATGTGGATCGAAGTAGCGCCCAACACTTGGAAGTTACTGTTGGTGATCTGACAGTCATTATTACAGACTTTAAGGAAAAAACAAAGTCACCACCTGCTTCCAGTGCAGCTTCTGCAGATCAGCACAGCCAGAGCGGTTCTAGTTCTGACAATACAGAGAGAGGAATGTCCAGGTCGTCTTCACCAAGAGGAGAAGCCTCATCACTGAATGGAGAATCTCATTAA